The Glycine soja cultivar W05 chromosome 6, ASM419377v2, whole genome shotgun sequence genome has a window encoding:
- the LOC114416454 gene encoding CASP-like protein 4A2 isoform X2: MNKSQSKNSESSTQFDSPHWDGTESPEKSPEKRDNSVAIVTVGKLKQFTPEKRAEHREPPENPPSAAVVMFNDQAAEEDQRTAEKAVPAVGGGERRSRSAAAAEGWKTDETVSKAALGFRLSEVVVCLISFSVMAADKTQGWSGDSFDRYKEYRYCLSVNIIGFAYSALQACDLTCQLATGKRLISHHLRNHFDFFMDQYPKVLTKKRLNMTDAAILGSGISSDIVIIVCSHTG, from the exons ATGAACAAATCGCAGTCGAAGAACTCCGAGTCGTCGACTCAGTTCGACTCGCCGCACTGGGACGGCACCGAGTCGCCGGAAAAATCGCCGGAGAAGCGCGACAACTCCGTGGCCATCGTGACCGTTGGCAAGCTCAAGCAGTTCACACCGGAGAAGCGCGCGGAGCACCGGGAACCGCCGGAAAATCCGCCGTCGGCGGCGGTGGTGATGTTCAACGACCAGGCGGCGGAGGAGGATCAGAGGACGGCGGAAAAGGCGGTTCCGGCGGTCGGCGGAGGAGAACGGAGATCAAGgtcggcggcggcggcggaggGGTGGAAGACGGACGAGACGGTGAGCAAGGCGGCGCTGGGGTTCCGGCTGAGCGAGGTGGTGGTGTGTCTGATTTCGTTTTCTGTTATGGCCGCAGATAAGACGCAAGGTTGGAGTGGTGATTCATTTGATCGCTATAAAGAATATAG GTATTGTTTATCTGTGAATATTATTGGATTTGCATACTCTGCATTACAAGCATGTGATTTGACATGCCAACTTGCCACGGGGAAACGCTTAATCAGTCACCACCTTCGCAACCACTTTGATTTCTTCATGGATCAG TACCCAAAAGTACTCACCAAAAAAAGGCTTAATATGACTGATGCAGCAATTTTAG GTTCTGGCATATCTTCTGATATCGTCATCATCGTCTGCAGCCACACGGGTTGA
- the LOC114416454 gene encoding CASP-like protein 4A3 isoform X1 — protein sequence MNKSQSKNSESSTQFDSPHWDGTESPEKSPEKRDNSVAIVTVGKLKQFTPEKRAEHREPPENPPSAAVVMFNDQAAEEDQRTAEKAVPAVGGGERRSRSAAAAEGWKTDETVSKAALGFRLSEVVVCLISFSVMAADKTQGWSGDSFDRYKEYRYCLSVNIIGFAYSALQACDLTCQLATGKRLISHHLRNHFDFFMDQVLAYLLISSSSSAATRVEDWILNWGKDEFTEMATASIGMAFLAFVAFAISSLISGYTLCNRSSM from the exons ATGAACAAATCGCAGTCGAAGAACTCCGAGTCGTCGACTCAGTTCGACTCGCCGCACTGGGACGGCACCGAGTCGCCGGAAAAATCGCCGGAGAAGCGCGACAACTCCGTGGCCATCGTGACCGTTGGCAAGCTCAAGCAGTTCACACCGGAGAAGCGCGCGGAGCACCGGGAACCGCCGGAAAATCCGCCGTCGGCGGCGGTGGTGATGTTCAACGACCAGGCGGCGGAGGAGGATCAGAGGACGGCGGAAAAGGCGGTTCCGGCGGTCGGCGGAGGAGAACGGAGATCAAGgtcggcggcggcggcggaggGGTGGAAGACGGACGAGACGGTGAGCAAGGCGGCGCTGGGGTTCCGGCTGAGCGAGGTGGTGGTGTGTCTGATTTCGTTTTCTGTTATGGCCGCAGATAAGACGCAAGGTTGGAGTGGTGATTCATTTGATCGCTATAAAGAATATAG GTATTGTTTATCTGTGAATATTATTGGATTTGCATACTCTGCATTACAAGCATGTGATTTGACATGCCAACTTGCCACGGGGAAACGCTTAATCAGTCACCACCTTCGCAACCACTTTGATTTCTTCATGGATCAG GTTCTGGCATATCTTCTGATATCGTCATCATCGTCTGCAGCCACACGGGTTGAGGATTGGATATTGAATTGGGGGAAAGACGAGTTCACAGAAATGGCCACTGCTTCAATTGGAATGGCCTTCCTCGCTTTCGTTGCCTTTGCTATCAGCTCACTCATCTCTGGTTACACTCTATGCAACCGAAGCTCCATGTGA